One stretch of Halapricum desulfuricans DNA includes these proteins:
- a CDS encoding FAD-dependent oxidoreductase, which yields MSERVVIVGGNAGGASAAARLRRLDESLDIVVFEKGENVSIGTCGMPYYVGDAIEDIDDLLVQTPQSLETRFALDIRTEHEVIDVDPEEKTVTVAHDGDTDTVAYDSLLLSPGAEPIVPPIDGIDEAGNVHTLQSLSAAEAIRDRVEAEGTERAVVIGGGYIGLEATESLQEAGLSVSLVEMEDHVMQALDYEMAAQINNHLRDQGVDLYLNARAESIDGGDSTTVELADGTAIPADVIVLATGVTPRTELAEAAGLAVGDAGGIVVDDRLRTTEDDVYAIGDAIEVTDCVTGEPAHVPLAGPANKQGRIVANVIAGREDSQDCVLSTSIAKVFEKTVAATGRNERALETAGIDYEKSFTYSMSHASYYPGAEPMWIKLIFDPEDGRLYGAQIVGGEGVDKRIDVIATAIEFEKTVFDLQELDLAYAPPYGSGKDPVNMAGFAAGNIVSGVVDVLHWHDLEDLDPTEYTLLDCRPLEERHDDGEIYGTRKLPLSNIRERLDELPEDTTIVPHCKAGLRSYVTTRILTQHGFDAKNIAGGYELYREAQRDRDARDRGAELGTIFR from the coding sequence ATGAGCGAGCGCGTCGTGATCGTGGGCGGCAACGCCGGCGGCGCCAGCGCGGCGGCCCGACTCCGCCGGCTCGACGAATCGCTTGACATCGTCGTCTTCGAAAAGGGCGAGAACGTCTCGATCGGGACCTGCGGGATGCCCTATTACGTGGGCGACGCCATCGAGGATATCGACGACCTGCTCGTCCAGACGCCCCAGTCGCTGGAGACGCGCTTCGCGCTCGACATCCGGACTGAACACGAGGTTATCGACGTCGATCCCGAGGAGAAGACAGTCACGGTCGCACACGACGGCGACACCGACACGGTGGCCTATGATTCGCTGCTCCTGTCGCCCGGTGCCGAGCCGATCGTCCCGCCGATCGACGGGATCGACGAGGCCGGGAACGTCCACACGCTGCAGTCGCTGTCGGCGGCAGAGGCGATCCGCGACCGCGTCGAAGCCGAGGGGACCGAACGCGCCGTCGTCATCGGCGGCGGGTACATCGGGCTGGAGGCGACCGAGAGCCTGCAGGAGGCCGGTCTGTCGGTCTCGCTGGTCGAGATGGAAGACCACGTGATGCAGGCGCTTGACTACGAGATGGCCGCCCAGATCAACAACCACCTCCGCGATCAGGGCGTCGACCTGTATCTCAACGCTCGCGCCGAATCGATCGACGGCGGCGACTCGACAACGGTCGAACTCGCCGACGGGACGGCCATTCCGGCGGACGTGATCGTGCTCGCGACGGGTGTCACCCCCCGGACCGAACTCGCCGAGGCCGCCGGGCTGGCGGTCGGCGACGCGGGCGGGATCGTCGTCGACGACCGGTTGCGGACGACCGAGGACGACGTCTACGCCATCGGCGACGCGATCGAAGTGACCGACTGCGTGACCGGCGAGCCGGCACACGTCCCGCTGGCCGGGCCGGCAAACAAGCAGGGCCGGATCGTGGCGAACGTCATCGCCGGCCGCGAGGACAGCCAGGACTGCGTGCTCTCGACGTCGATCGCGAAGGTCTTCGAGAAGACGGTCGCCGCGACCGGCCGCAACGAACGCGCGCTCGAGACGGCCGGGATCGACTACGAGAAGTCGTTCACCTACTCGATGTCCCACGCCAGCTACTACCCCGGCGCCGAGCCGATGTGGATCAAGCTGATCTTCGATCCCGAGGACGGCCGCCTCTACGGCGCGCAGATTGTCGGCGGCGAGGGCGTCGACAAGCGCATCGACGTGATCGCGACCGCCATCGAGTTCGAGAAGACGGTCTTCGACCTGCAGGAGCTCGATCTCGCATACGCGCCGCCGTACGGGTCCGGGAAAGACCCCGTCAACATGGCCGGGTTCGCCGCGGGCAACATCGTCTCCGGCGTCGTCGACGTGCTCCACTGGCACGACCTGGAAGACCTCGATCCGACCGAGTACACGCTACTTGACTGTCGGCCGCTGGAGGAACGCCACGACGACGGCGAGATCTACGGCACCCGGAAACTCCCGCTGTCGAACATCCGAGAGCGACTCGACGAACTGCCCGAGGACACGACGATCGTCCCCCACTGCAAGGCCGGGCTCCGGTCGTACGTCACCACGCGAATCCTGACCCAGCACGGCTTCGACGCGAAGAACATCGCCGGGGGCTACGAGCTGTACCGCGAGGCCCAGCGCGACCGTGACGCCCGCGACCGCGGTGCCGAACTCGGGACGATTTTCCGGTAG
- a CDS encoding DNA-methyltransferase, translating into METTHRIVTGDARSLAAVEDDSVELVVTSPPYPMIEMWDDLFAELDPEVAADLEAGDGEGAFERMHAALDAVWREVDRVLVDGGIACVNVGDATRSIGDRFRVFRNHDRISGAFEDLGFDPLPEILWRKPTNSGTKFMGSGMVPPNAYVTLEHEYVLVFRNGGDSREFEPRAQRRYDAAYFWEERNRWFSDVWTDVQGTLQALDDSDDLRERSGAFPVEIPYRLINMYSVYGDTVLDPFWGTGTTSLAAMLAARNSIGYELNEDFRAVFDERIETLPERSRDVIDSRLRAHREFVARQREAGETLEYEAERYGFPVRTKQERSITFYEATDVYRTGEGYAVAHEPVNEVPPPNDRQ; encoded by the coding sequence ATGGAGACAACGCATCGGATCGTGACCGGCGACGCGCGGTCGCTCGCGGCCGTCGAGGACGACTCTGTCGAGCTCGTCGTCACCTCGCCACCCTATCCCATGATCGAGATGTGGGACGACCTGTTCGCCGAACTCGATCCCGAGGTCGCCGCCGATCTCGAGGCGGGCGACGGCGAGGGGGCCTTCGAGCGGATGCATGCCGCGCTTGATGCGGTCTGGCGGGAGGTAGATCGGGTGCTCGTCGACGGCGGCATCGCGTGTGTCAACGTCGGTGACGCGACCCGCTCCATCGGCGATCGCTTTCGCGTCTTCCGGAACCACGACCGGATCAGCGGCGCGTTCGAGGACCTGGGATTCGATCCGCTCCCCGAAATCCTCTGGCGCAAGCCCACGAACTCCGGGACCAAGTTCATGGGCTCGGGGATGGTCCCGCCCAACGCCTACGTCACGCTCGAACACGAGTACGTGCTGGTCTTTCGCAACGGCGGGGACAGCCGCGAGTTCGAGCCCCGCGCCCAGCGACGCTACGACGCGGCGTACTTCTGGGAGGAGCGCAACCGCTGGTTCTCAGACGTCTGGACGGACGTGCAGGGGACACTCCAGGCGCTCGACGACAGCGACGACCTCCGGGAGCGATCCGGGGCGTTCCCCGTCGAGATCCCCTACCGGCTGATCAACATGTACTCGGTCTACGGCGACACCGTTCTCGATCCGTTCTGGGGGACGGGAACCACCTCGCTGGCGGCGATGCTCGCCGCGCGCAACTCGATCGGCTACGAGTTGAACGAGGACTTTCGAGCGGTATTCGACGAGCGCATCGAGACACTGCCCGAGCGATCCCGTGACGTGATCGACAGTCGGCTCCGCGCCCACCGCGAGTTCGTCGCCCGACAGCGCGAGGCGGGCGAGACGCTCGAATACGAGGCCGAACGCTACGGCTTCCCCGTCCGCACGAAACAGGAGCGGTCGATTACCTTCTACGAGGCCACGGACGTGTACAGGACTGGAGAGGGGTACGCGGTCGCACACGAGCCGGTCAATGAAGTCCCACCCCCGAACGATCGACAGTAG
- a CDS encoding DUF5797 family protein — MTLEETAKRRLADVVALAPTKNSELQDRWGMDSGSEVHQYLESELKDYYYRNEDSLICATPEGRRIVEEAGLVEGTDDDQHVTVPPIQARILEVIAGPDEATQSVVSVYHALEDAGHDDYEVEDVRSALHSLVEKGVLERVRKTVPTFRLAVERSELAVDELE, encoded by the coding sequence ATGACGCTCGAGGAGACGGCGAAGCGACGCCTGGCGGACGTCGTTGCGCTCGCGCCGACGAAGAACAGCGAACTCCAGGACCGGTGGGGCATGGACAGCGGAAGCGAGGTCCACCAGTACCTCGAATCGGAGCTCAAAGACTACTACTACCGCAACGAGGACAGCCTGATCTGTGCGACGCCAGAAGGCCGCCGGATCGTCGAGGAGGCGGGGCTCGTCGAGGGGACCGACGACGACCAGCACGTCACCGTGCCGCCGATTCAGGCCAGAATTCTCGAGGTGATCGCCGGCCCCGACGAGGCGACCCAGAGCGTCGTGTCGGTCTATCACGCGCTCGAAGACGCGGGCCACGACGACTACGAGGTCGAGGACGTCCGGTCGGCGCTGCACAGTCTCGTCGAGAAGGGCGTGCTCGAACGCGTCCGCAAGACCGTCCCGACGTTCCGGCTCGCCGTCGAGCGGTCGGAACTCGCCGTCGACGAACTCGAGTGA
- a CDS encoding Mut7-C RNAse domain-containing protein has translation MSPDRDRQSALLLDTMLGKLGTYLRMCGYDAAYALSRGVEDDDEIVALARTEGRTVVTRDVSLAGQAPEAVLIESRDTVDQLREFRDAGFDLELDAEPSRCGACNAPLTRVAPEEPTPDYAPEPDYEAVWRCRECGQHFWRGSHWDDVEETLSKL, from the coding sequence ATGAGCCCGGATCGCGACCGCCAGTCCGCGCTGTTGTTGGACACGATGCTCGGGAAGCTCGGGACGTATCTGCGGATGTGTGGCTACGACGCCGCCTACGCGCTGAGCCGCGGCGTCGAGGACGACGACGAGATCGTCGCCCTCGCACGGACGGAGGGGCGCACAGTCGTGACCAGAGACGTTTCCCTCGCCGGACAGGCACCCGAGGCGGTGCTGATCGAATCCCGCGACACGGTCGATCAGTTGCGCGAGTTTCGCGACGCCGGCTTCGACCTCGAACTCGATGCCGAACCCTCGCGTTGCGGTGCCTGCAACGCGCCGCTGACCCGGGTCGCGCCGGAGGAGCCGACACCGGATTACGCGCCCGAGCCCGACTACGAGGCGGTCTGGCGCTGCCGGGAATGCGGACAACACTTCTGGCGCGGGAGCCACTGGGACGACGTCGAAGAGACGCTCTCGAAGCTGTGA